In Chanodichthys erythropterus isolate Z2021 chromosome 7, ASM2448905v1, whole genome shotgun sequence, a genomic segment contains:
- the tbrg1 gene encoding transforming growth factor beta regulator 1 isoform X1: MDSLNFESEMETDGQGSYSLFPALDSMSSLTGAAESLDPETPSEVADKPNLTWLDAAQIVLEEAGRPMHIKEIKQRIIDRGLVQSNAKSSLEAVMYRECHAVLQTQKGSRRFKRIESRNGVFALLTDEERQHALQAFSAQSTFSSSGSGSSLGHLPSPTSHGESRAKVRKGPRKNQNEKYRLKYIRLRKAARAMIFENAALYDEIAHLEEKFVRAKEERRFLLKSLLQYQSLAEGEAVSTPSCSTHTPVSLSSSTPGGVALPGSHSQTTGLSASEDSLLKKPKKERKERGRENGREELMKKICKKRKVAEGGLRKLVQPISLDSSGRPLFPIVLGGLTVYSLGEIITDRALFHDDTAIYPVGFCSTRVFASMKNPDQKCLYTCQIKDGGQGPQFEIAPEDDPQNAIVATSALACHANLLKAIAARSAKPLINIVPSGADFFGFSHPTIQNLIQSCPGARKCSNYQWVRFEVCRPGDGQVAHGLSEDDASVNFESFQRVQSCEESLTNQNLTAEHSCTVRPLQPNISSHLLSSAALQNTVTSLSNT; this comes from the exons ATGGATTCACTGAACTTTGAGTCAGAGATGGAGACGGATGGGCAGGGCAGTTATTCCCTGTTTCCAGCGCTGGACAGCATGAGCAGCCTGACTGGAGCCGCTGAGAGTCTTGACCC TGAAACCCCCAGTGAGGTTGCAGACAAACCGAACCTCACATGGCTCGATGCTGCTCAG aTTGTTCTGGAAGAGGCTGGGCGGCCCATGCACATCAAGGAGATCAAGCAGCGGATCATTGATCGTGGACTGGTGCAGTCAAA CGCAAAGTCGAGCCTCGAGGCGGTCATGTATCGAGAG TGTCACGCTGTGTTACAGACACAGAAAGGGAGCAGACGCTTCAAGAGGATTGAGAGCAGAAATGGAGTTTTTGCCCTGTTG actgatgaagagagacAGCATGCATTGCAGGCATTTTCTGCTCAGTCAACTTTCTCAAGTTCAGGGTCTGGCTCATCTCTGGGACATCTGCCTTCCCCCACAAGCCATGGTGAGTCCAGGGCGAAGGTCAGGAAAGGTCCCCGCAAGAACCAGAATGAGAAGTACCGTCTGAAGTACATCCGTCTGCGCAAGGCTGCCCGTGCCATGATATTT GAAAATGCAGCGCTATATGATGAGATTGCTCACCTGGAAGAGAAGTTTGTCCGGGCAAAAGAAGAAAGGAG ATTCCTGCTGAAGTCTCTGTTGCAGTATCAGTCTCTGGCTGAAGGAGAGGCGGTCTCGACTCCCAGCTGCAGCACACACACGCCCGTCAGTTTGAGCTCCAGCACACCAGGTGGTGTCGCTCTACCAGGGAGCCACAGCCAGACCACTGGACTCTCAGCATCTGAAGACAGCCTTTTGAAGAAACCCAAAAAAGAACgaaaagagagaggaagagagaacGGCAGGGAAGAAC TCATGAAAAAGATTTGTAAGAAGAGGAAGGTAGCAGAGGGAGGACTGCGCAAGCTCGTGCAGCCAATCTCGCTGGACTCTTCCGGGAGGCCGCTCTTTCCCATCGTGCTCGGTGGACTGACCGTTTACAGCCTAGGAGAG ATCATCACAGACAGGGCTCTGTTTCATGACGACACTGCTATCTATCCTGTGGGGTTCTGCAGCACCAGAGTTTTCGCCAGCATGAAGAATCCTGATCAGAAGTGTCTCTACACCTGCCAAATCAAAGATGGTGGCCAAGGACCACAG tttgagATCGCACCGGAGGATGACCCACAGAATGCGATAGTGGCCACATCTGCCCTCGCCTGCCATGCAAACCTGCTCAAAGCCATTGCTGCCCGCAG TGCCAAACCCTTGATCAACATTGTCCCGTCTGGAGCAGACTTTTTTGGTTTCTCTCACCCCACCATTCAGAACCTGATCCAGAGCTGTCCTGGTGCTCGCAAGTGCAGCAA TTATCAGTGGGTGCGTTTTGAGGTATGTCGGCCCGGTGATGGTCAGGTGGCACATGGCCTTTCAGAAGATGATGCATCTGTGAACTTTGAGTCGTTTCAGCGAGTGCAAAGCTGCGAGGAGAGCCTGACCAATCAGAACCTTACGGCAGAACACAGCTGCACAG TGCGACCCCTACAGCCTAACATCTCATCTCATCTTCTGAGCTCGGCAGCGCTGCAGAACACCGTGACGTCTCTCTCCAACACTTGA
- the tbrg1 gene encoding transforming growth factor beta regulator 1 isoform X3: MDSLNFESEMETDGQGSYSLFPALDSMSSLTGAAESLDPETPSEVADKPNLTWLDAAQIVLEEAGRPMHIKEIKQRIIDRGLVQSNAKSSLEAVMYRETDEERQHALQAFSAQSTFSSSGSGSSLGHLPSPTSHGESRAKVRKGPRKNQNEKYRLKYIRLRKAARAMIFENAALYDEIAHLEEKFVRAKEERRFLLKSLLQYQSLAEGEAVSTPSCSTHTPVSLSSSTPGGVALPGSHSQTTGLSASEDSLLKKPKKERKERGRENGREELMKKICKKRKVAEGGLRKLVQPISLDSSGRPLFPIVLGGLTVYSLGEIITDRALFHDDTAIYPVGFCSTRVFASMKNPDQKCLYTCQIKDGGQGPQFEIAPEDDPQNAIVATSALACHANLLKAIAARSAKPLINIVPSGADFFGFSHPTIQNLIQSCPGARKCSNYQWVRFEVCRPGDGQVAHGLSEDDASVNFESFQRVQSCEESLTNQNLTAEHSCTVRPLQPNISSHLLSSAALQNTVTSLSNT; the protein is encoded by the exons ATGGATTCACTGAACTTTGAGTCAGAGATGGAGACGGATGGGCAGGGCAGTTATTCCCTGTTTCCAGCGCTGGACAGCATGAGCAGCCTGACTGGAGCCGCTGAGAGTCTTGACCC TGAAACCCCCAGTGAGGTTGCAGACAAACCGAACCTCACATGGCTCGATGCTGCTCAG aTTGTTCTGGAAGAGGCTGGGCGGCCCATGCACATCAAGGAGATCAAGCAGCGGATCATTGATCGTGGACTGGTGCAGTCAAA CGCAAAGTCGAGCCTCGAGGCGGTCATGTATCGAGAG actgatgaagagagacAGCATGCATTGCAGGCATTTTCTGCTCAGTCAACTTTCTCAAGTTCAGGGTCTGGCTCATCTCTGGGACATCTGCCTTCCCCCACAAGCCATGGTGAGTCCAGGGCGAAGGTCAGGAAAGGTCCCCGCAAGAACCAGAATGAGAAGTACCGTCTGAAGTACATCCGTCTGCGCAAGGCTGCCCGTGCCATGATATTT GAAAATGCAGCGCTATATGATGAGATTGCTCACCTGGAAGAGAAGTTTGTCCGGGCAAAAGAAGAAAGGAG ATTCCTGCTGAAGTCTCTGTTGCAGTATCAGTCTCTGGCTGAAGGAGAGGCGGTCTCGACTCCCAGCTGCAGCACACACACGCCCGTCAGTTTGAGCTCCAGCACACCAGGTGGTGTCGCTCTACCAGGGAGCCACAGCCAGACCACTGGACTCTCAGCATCTGAAGACAGCCTTTTGAAGAAACCCAAAAAAGAACgaaaagagagaggaagagagaacGGCAGGGAAGAAC TCATGAAAAAGATTTGTAAGAAGAGGAAGGTAGCAGAGGGAGGACTGCGCAAGCTCGTGCAGCCAATCTCGCTGGACTCTTCCGGGAGGCCGCTCTTTCCCATCGTGCTCGGTGGACTGACCGTTTACAGCCTAGGAGAG ATCATCACAGACAGGGCTCTGTTTCATGACGACACTGCTATCTATCCTGTGGGGTTCTGCAGCACCAGAGTTTTCGCCAGCATGAAGAATCCTGATCAGAAGTGTCTCTACACCTGCCAAATCAAAGATGGTGGCCAAGGACCACAG tttgagATCGCACCGGAGGATGACCCACAGAATGCGATAGTGGCCACATCTGCCCTCGCCTGCCATGCAAACCTGCTCAAAGCCATTGCTGCCCGCAG TGCCAAACCCTTGATCAACATTGTCCCGTCTGGAGCAGACTTTTTTGGTTTCTCTCACCCCACCATTCAGAACCTGATCCAGAGCTGTCCTGGTGCTCGCAAGTGCAGCAA TTATCAGTGGGTGCGTTTTGAGGTATGTCGGCCCGGTGATGGTCAGGTGGCACATGGCCTTTCAGAAGATGATGCATCTGTGAACTTTGAGTCGTTTCAGCGAGTGCAAAGCTGCGAGGAGAGCCTGACCAATCAGAACCTTACGGCAGAACACAGCTGCACAG TGCGACCCCTACAGCCTAACATCTCATCTCATCTTCTGAGCTCGGCAGCGCTGCAGAACACCGTGACGTCTCTCTCCAACACTTGA
- the tbrg1 gene encoding transforming growth factor beta regulator 1 isoform X2, whose protein sequence is MDSLNFESEMETDGQGSYSLFPALDSMSSLTGAAESLDPETPSEVADKPNLTWLDAAQIVLEEAGRPMHIKEIKQRIIDRGLVQSNAKSSLEAVMYRETQKGSRRFKRIESRNGVFALLTDEERQHALQAFSAQSTFSSSGSGSSLGHLPSPTSHGESRAKVRKGPRKNQNEKYRLKYIRLRKAARAMIFENAALYDEIAHLEEKFVRAKEERRFLLKSLLQYQSLAEGEAVSTPSCSTHTPVSLSSSTPGGVALPGSHSQTTGLSASEDSLLKKPKKERKERGRENGREELMKKICKKRKVAEGGLRKLVQPISLDSSGRPLFPIVLGGLTVYSLGEIITDRALFHDDTAIYPVGFCSTRVFASMKNPDQKCLYTCQIKDGGQGPQFEIAPEDDPQNAIVATSALACHANLLKAIAARSAKPLINIVPSGADFFGFSHPTIQNLIQSCPGARKCSNYQWVRFEVCRPGDGQVAHGLSEDDASVNFESFQRVQSCEESLTNQNLTAEHSCTVRPLQPNISSHLLSSAALQNTVTSLSNT, encoded by the exons ATGGATTCACTGAACTTTGAGTCAGAGATGGAGACGGATGGGCAGGGCAGTTATTCCCTGTTTCCAGCGCTGGACAGCATGAGCAGCCTGACTGGAGCCGCTGAGAGTCTTGACCC TGAAACCCCCAGTGAGGTTGCAGACAAACCGAACCTCACATGGCTCGATGCTGCTCAG aTTGTTCTGGAAGAGGCTGGGCGGCCCATGCACATCAAGGAGATCAAGCAGCGGATCATTGATCGTGGACTGGTGCAGTCAAA CGCAAAGTCGAGCCTCGAGGCGGTCATGTATCGAGAG ACACAGAAAGGGAGCAGACGCTTCAAGAGGATTGAGAGCAGAAATGGAGTTTTTGCCCTGTTG actgatgaagagagacAGCATGCATTGCAGGCATTTTCTGCTCAGTCAACTTTCTCAAGTTCAGGGTCTGGCTCATCTCTGGGACATCTGCCTTCCCCCACAAGCCATGGTGAGTCCAGGGCGAAGGTCAGGAAAGGTCCCCGCAAGAACCAGAATGAGAAGTACCGTCTGAAGTACATCCGTCTGCGCAAGGCTGCCCGTGCCATGATATTT GAAAATGCAGCGCTATATGATGAGATTGCTCACCTGGAAGAGAAGTTTGTCCGGGCAAAAGAAGAAAGGAG ATTCCTGCTGAAGTCTCTGTTGCAGTATCAGTCTCTGGCTGAAGGAGAGGCGGTCTCGACTCCCAGCTGCAGCACACACACGCCCGTCAGTTTGAGCTCCAGCACACCAGGTGGTGTCGCTCTACCAGGGAGCCACAGCCAGACCACTGGACTCTCAGCATCTGAAGACAGCCTTTTGAAGAAACCCAAAAAAGAACgaaaagagagaggaagagagaacGGCAGGGAAGAAC TCATGAAAAAGATTTGTAAGAAGAGGAAGGTAGCAGAGGGAGGACTGCGCAAGCTCGTGCAGCCAATCTCGCTGGACTCTTCCGGGAGGCCGCTCTTTCCCATCGTGCTCGGTGGACTGACCGTTTACAGCCTAGGAGAG ATCATCACAGACAGGGCTCTGTTTCATGACGACACTGCTATCTATCCTGTGGGGTTCTGCAGCACCAGAGTTTTCGCCAGCATGAAGAATCCTGATCAGAAGTGTCTCTACACCTGCCAAATCAAAGATGGTGGCCAAGGACCACAG tttgagATCGCACCGGAGGATGACCCACAGAATGCGATAGTGGCCACATCTGCCCTCGCCTGCCATGCAAACCTGCTCAAAGCCATTGCTGCCCGCAG TGCCAAACCCTTGATCAACATTGTCCCGTCTGGAGCAGACTTTTTTGGTTTCTCTCACCCCACCATTCAGAACCTGATCCAGAGCTGTCCTGGTGCTCGCAAGTGCAGCAA TTATCAGTGGGTGCGTTTTGAGGTATGTCGGCCCGGTGATGGTCAGGTGGCACATGGCCTTTCAGAAGATGATGCATCTGTGAACTTTGAGTCGTTTCAGCGAGTGCAAAGCTGCGAGGAGAGCCTGACCAATCAGAACCTTACGGCAGAACACAGCTGCACAG TGCGACCCCTACAGCCTAACATCTCATCTCATCTTCTGAGCTCGGCAGCGCTGCAGAACACCGTGACGTCTCTCTCCAACACTTGA